From a region of the Paenibacillus sp. R14(2021) genome:
- a CDS encoding dihydrodipicolinate synthase family protein encodes MARFEGVYVAIVTPFTSTFEVDYKRLAELCDWLIQQGVHGLVPTGSLGEYATMSNEERAKVVETVIAASAGRVPVVVGSASPSTGQAVAWVRHAKETGAAGVMALPPINYKPLEHEVIAHYEALSTVGLPIIAYNNPHDYKVDLTPDLLARLSQIENVVAVKEFSGDIRRVHEILEKTNLEVMIGVDDLAMEGPLFGATGWISGVPNALPKEGVELFKLAREGKLKEAKELYRHLLPLFHYDASPQLVQSIKYMMELAGFPVGPTRPPRLPLPAADYEAIKKAYEFAVQR; translated from the coding sequence ATGGCACGTTTTGAAGGTGTATATGTCGCGATTGTTACTCCATTCACATCCACATTTGAGGTTGATTATAAACGATTAGCAGAACTGTGCGATTGGCTGATTCAACAAGGTGTACATGGTCTGGTGCCTACAGGTTCGCTTGGGGAATATGCGACGATGTCCAACGAAGAACGCGCAAAAGTGGTTGAAACCGTTATTGCTGCATCTGCAGGACGTGTGCCGGTTGTTGTTGGTTCTGCTTCTCCTTCAACTGGGCAGGCTGTTGCCTGGGTACGGCATGCGAAAGAAACAGGAGCAGCAGGGGTCATGGCGTTACCACCTATTAACTATAAGCCATTGGAGCATGAAGTAATTGCACATTATGAGGCGCTAAGTACCGTTGGACTACCAATCATTGCCTACAATAATCCTCATGATTATAAAGTAGATTTGACACCTGATCTACTAGCAAGACTATCCCAAATTGAAAATGTTGTAGCAGTCAAAGAGTTCTCTGGCGACATCCGTCGTGTTCATGAGATTTTGGAAAAAACGAATTTAGAGGTCATGATTGGTGTAGATGACCTTGCAATGGAAGGACCATTATTCGGAGCTACAGGCTGGATTTCCGGTGTTCCGAATGCATTACCGAAGGAAGGTGTAGAGCTCTTTAAGCTTGCACGAGAAGGTAAGCTTAAAGAGGCTAAAGAGCTTTACCGCCATCTGTTACCGCTGTTCCATTATGATGCAAGCCCGCAGCTTGTTCAATCCATTAAGTACATGATGGAATTAGCCGGATTCCCAGTCGGCCCAACACGCCCGCCGAGATTACCGCTACCTGCAGCAGACTATGAAGCAATCAAAAAGGCTTACGAGTTCGCAGTTCAACGTTAA